Proteins from a single region of Corynebacterium casei LMG S-19264:
- a CDS encoding DciA family protein — MNNIDPVQQAFDHIRKRSPNPPRLKHASKSKVARMPVEKPQGIPVPQVPGFDIAELSKTPRRKYRGVGRETGADGRRLRKGFEIPKLGSHIAREVTSRGWEHDLAHGWITGHWDKLVGEKIAQHTHPDRIENGIIYVVCDNSNWGTQLRYLQRQILQRISEQVGVDVITQLKISGPKQHKNYEGPMWVKPQGSKDTYG, encoded by the coding sequence ATGAATAACATTGATCCGGTACAGCAGGCTTTTGATCATATTCGTAAGCGTTCGCCGAACCCTCCGCGGCTCAAGCACGCATCAAAATCTAAAGTGGCGCGCATGCCGGTGGAGAAACCACAAGGTATCCCGGTTCCGCAGGTGCCAGGTTTTGATATTGCGGAGCTGTCCAAGACACCGCGCAGAAAGTATCGCGGTGTGGGCCGAGAAACTGGTGCGGATGGCCGCCGGTTGCGCAAAGGATTTGAAATTCCAAAACTTGGTTCGCATATCGCGCGCGAGGTAACCTCCCGCGGCTGGGAACATGACTTGGCGCACGGCTGGATTACCGGCCACTGGGACAAGCTGGTGGGTGAGAAAATCGCGCAGCACACCCATCCCGATCGGATTGAAAACGGCATTATTTATGTCGTGTGCGATAACTCAAATTGGGGTACGCAACTGCGCTACTTGCAGCGGCAGATTTTGCAGAGAATCTCCGAACAAGTTGGCGTTGATGTGATTACGCAACTAAAAATTTCCGGCCCTAAACAACATAAGAACTATGAAGGGCCAATGTGGGTAAAACCGCAGGGCTCTAAGGATACATACGGATAA
- the dnaN gene encoding DNA polymerase III subunit beta has protein sequence METQTTNAVSFRVAKDDLSHAVGWVARNLPTKAAQPVLRAMIITADDNGLELAGFDYEVSTRVRIAAEIEEPGRIAVAGKLMSDIVSAMPNKPVEIRQEDTKVLIQCGSSRFELPTISLEDYPQLPVLPEVTGKINPQLFSEAVTQVAAAAGKDDTLPMLTGISMSIDGKDVQLTATDRFRLAVRTFEWEPTADEIKTQLLVPAKTLQETARSLDSHINDPIEIAVGTGESIAADGLFGLHADNRETTTRMLDADFPTVSHLLPKTHTAIASVEIGPLQEAIRRVSLLTDRNAQIRMLFSEGEVQLAAGATDTGNAEETIPCAFTGRDELLIAFNPAFLKDGLAVIPTDRVVFGFTEPSRPAIMLPEPEELPEADEDGNFPTPDTFFTYLLMPVRLPG, from the coding sequence ATGGAAACCCAAACGACCAACGCCGTGTCATTTCGTGTGGCTAAAGATGACCTCAGCCATGCGGTTGGATGGGTTGCCCGAAACCTACCGACTAAGGCAGCGCAGCCAGTTCTGCGCGCGATGATCATCACCGCGGATGACAATGGTTTGGAACTAGCAGGCTTCGACTACGAGGTTTCAACTCGTGTTCGTATCGCTGCTGAGATCGAAGAACCAGGCCGCATCGCGGTTGCCGGCAAGCTGATGTCTGACATTGTCAGCGCTATGCCAAATAAGCCGGTTGAGATCCGCCAGGAAGACACCAAGGTCTTGATCCAGTGCGGTTCTTCGCGCTTTGAGCTTCCAACAATTTCTTTGGAAGACTACCCACAGTTGCCGGTCTTGCCTGAGGTCACCGGCAAGATCAACCCACAGCTGTTCTCAGAAGCTGTCACTCAGGTTGCTGCGGCAGCGGGTAAAGATGACACGTTGCCAATGCTCACGGGTATCAGCATGTCTATCGATGGCAAAGATGTGCAGCTGACCGCAACGGACCGTTTCCGCCTGGCCGTGCGCACCTTTGAGTGGGAGCCAACCGCAGATGAGATCAAGACTCAGCTGCTGGTTCCAGCTAAGACCTTGCAAGAAACCGCGCGTTCTTTGGATTCTCACATCAATGATCCCATTGAGATCGCGGTTGGTACTGGTGAGAGCATTGCTGCGGATGGCCTCTTTGGTCTGCACGCCGATAATCGTGAGACCACCACTCGCATGCTGGATGCAGATTTCCCAACGGTCTCGCACCTTCTGCCAAAGACGCACACCGCGATCGCATCGGTTGAGATCGGCCCACTTCAGGAAGCTATTCGCCGTGTTTCCCTGCTGACGGATCGCAATGCACAGATCCGCATGCTCTTTAGCGAAGGCGAAGTACAGCTTGCTGCTGGTGCAACTGACACCGGTAATGCTGAGGAGACTATTCCTTGTGCTTTCACTGGCCGTGATGAACTGCTCATCGCGTTCAACCCAGCCTTCCTCAAAGACGGCCTGGCTGTTATCCCAACTGATCGTGTGGTCTTTGGTTTCACTGAGCCATCGCGTCCAGCAATTATGCTGCCTGAGCCAGAAGAGCTTCCAGAGGCAGATGAAGATGGTAACTTCCCAACCCCAGATACCTTCTTCACCTACCTTTTGATGCCAGTGCGTCTGCCTGGTTAA
- the dnaA gene encoding chromosomal replication initiator protein DnaA encodes MSDQQSSLTSTWRVIVEDLLRRSEQPNSEVPTFTPQQRIKLQLLKPIMISDGYAFLATPDQNSRDIVEAELATHIAAGLSRHMGRPCSVAITVAPPEEIAQPQTQAPPQSSHNNSSQQVNQFSYEQDRPRLHQVDVTNQNFHDVQRAVYDNSAKQHQSEQNYPVNQGHQDQHGQQNFPGQQNQQNQSHPTSHTQQTHNDQREQNSRFNDVTSYRHDMSEDRPAQNWQTSHSPANLDELADVYQSQQTSQPSFQAPSSARIPRERPAHDPNREQSLNPKHTFDNFVIGSSNRFANGAAVAVAENPARAYNPLFIWGGSGLGKTHLLHAAGNYAQLLHKGLRVKYVSSEEFTNDYINSLRDDRQESFKRRYRNLDILMVDDIQFLEGKESTQEEFFHTFNALHQANKQIILSSDRPPKQLNTLEDRLRTRFEGGLITDIQPPDLETRIAILMKKASADGTTVDRGVLELIASRFETSIRELEGALIRVSAYSSLVNEPINIEMAEIALRDLAPDSAAEQITPNTIIEVTAEFFDIDVTTLTGSGKKRDIAHARQLAMYLCRELTDLSLPKLGEQFGGKDHTTVMYAERKIKREMTEKRETYDEIQALTQRIKARGRA; translated from the coding sequence GTGTCTGACCAACAATCGTCCCTGACATCCACGTGGCGAGTCATCGTTGAAGATCTCCTTCGACGCTCTGAACAGCCCAACTCGGAAGTTCCAACCTTTACACCGCAGCAGCGCATCAAGTTGCAGCTTCTCAAACCCATCATGATCAGCGACGGTTATGCCTTTTTGGCAACCCCCGATCAAAACAGCCGCGATATCGTCGAAGCTGAACTCGCAACACATATTGCTGCCGGCCTATCCCGCCATATGGGACGTCCTTGTTCTGTTGCAATTACTGTTGCTCCCCCAGAAGAGATCGCGCAGCCTCAGACACAGGCTCCGCCACAGTCTTCTCACAACAATTCTTCGCAGCAGGTCAATCAGTTCAGCTATGAACAAGACCGTCCGCGTCTACACCAAGTAGATGTCACGAACCAGAACTTCCACGATGTTCAGCGTGCCGTTTATGACAATTCAGCAAAGCAACATCAAAGCGAGCAGAATTACCCCGTAAACCAAGGCCATCAAGATCAGCACGGCCAGCAAAACTTCCCGGGCCAACAAAATCAGCAGAACCAGTCTCATCCGACATCGCATACGCAGCAGACTCATAATGATCAGCGCGAGCAGAACTCGCGTTTCAATGATGTCACTAGCTACCGCCATGACATGTCAGAAGACCGACCGGCACAGAACTGGCAGACTTCTCACTCGCCGGCCAATTTGGATGAGTTAGCTGATGTCTATCAGTCACAGCAAACCTCCCAGCCTTCTTTCCAGGCGCCATCGTCCGCACGTATTCCGCGTGAGCGCCCCGCGCATGACCCAAACCGCGAACAATCACTCAACCCGAAGCACACCTTCGATAACTTCGTTATTGGTTCTTCTAACCGTTTTGCCAATGGCGCTGCGGTAGCCGTTGCTGAAAATCCTGCCCGTGCTTATAACCCGCTGTTTATTTGGGGTGGATCCGGTCTGGGCAAAACACACCTTTTGCATGCCGCGGGTAATTACGCGCAGCTGCTGCACAAGGGTTTGCGCGTGAAATACGTATCTTCGGAAGAATTTACTAATGACTACATCAACTCTCTGCGTGATGACCGGCAGGAATCTTTCAAGCGCCGTTACCGCAACCTCGATATTTTGATGGTTGATGATATTCAGTTCCTGGAAGGCAAAGAATCCACCCAGGAAGAGTTCTTCCACACCTTTAATGCGCTGCACCAGGCAAATAAGCAGATCATTTTGTCCTCGGACCGCCCACCAAAGCAGCTCAATACTTTGGAAGACCGTCTGCGTACGCGCTTTGAAGGTGGACTGATCACTGATATTCAGCCGCCAGACTTGGAAACCCGTATCGCGATTTTGATGAAGAAGGCATCGGCAGATGGCACCACCGTTGATCGTGGCGTCCTGGAGCTCATTGCCTCCCGCTTTGAAACCTCGATCCGTGAGCTGGAAGGCGCATTGATCCGCGTCTCTGCTTATTCTTCTTTGGTTAATGAGCCGATCAACATAGAAATGGCTGAGATTGCACTGCGCGATCTGGCGCCAGACTCTGCAGCGGAGCAAATTACACCTAATACGATCATTGAAGTCACCGCTGAGTTCTTCGACATTGACGTAACTACCCTTACTGGCTCCGGCAAGAAACGCGATATCGCTCATGCCCGCCAGCTGGCGATGTACCTGTGCCGTGAACTAACCGATCTATCGCTACCAAAGCTCGGCGAGCAGTTCGGCGGTAAGGACCACACCACTGTCATGTACGCAGAGCGCAAAATCAAACGCGAAATGACAGAAAAACGTGAAACCTACGATGAGATCCAGGCGCTGACCCAACGCATCAAGGCTCGCGGCCGCGCCTAA
- the gyrB gene encoding DNA topoisomerase (ATP-hydrolyzing) subunit B — protein sequence MATQPEYNAGSITILEGLEAVRKRPGMYIGSTGPRGLHHLIWEVVDNSVDEAMAGHATKVIVRLMEDGGVEVTDDGRGIPVGMHASGAPTVQVVMTQLHAGGKFDSDSYAISGGLHGVGISVVNALSTRVEAEIKTDGKHWYQEFNNAVPEELKEGGNARGTGTKIRFWADPEIFETTEYDYSTIARRLQEMAFLNKGLTIQLIDERVTKEQLDLEAIADAESGEKQLDETSFDDADVDDFEEEGAETAAPVEKEEPSKKLQKKVTYHYPDGLIDYVKFINKSKTSIHPTVVAFDAKADEHEVEVAMQWNQGYKESTHTFANTINTYEGGTHEEGFRSALTSLMNRYAKEHKLMREKDGSLTGDDCREGLAAVVSLKVSDPQFEGQTKTKLGNSEIKGFVQRAVNEHLNDWFDANPAEAKAIVNKAVASSQARVAARKARELVRRKSATDLGGLPGKLADCRTKDPKISELYIVEGDSAGGSAKGGRDSMFQAILPLRGKILNVEKARMDKVLKNAEVQAIITALGTGIHEEFDISKLRYNKIVLMADADVDGQHIATLLLTLLFRFMPQLVEEGHVYLANPPLYKLKWGKGKPGFAYSDAERDKLLEEGLNEGRKINKDDGIQRYKGLGEMNASELWETTLDPSNRILRRVDLEDAQRADELFSILMGDDVAARRSFITRRAKDVRFLDI from the coding sequence GTGGCTACCCAACCAGAATATAACGCTGGGTCTATTACCATCCTGGAAGGCCTGGAGGCCGTCCGTAAGCGTCCAGGTATGTACATTGGATCCACCGGACCACGTGGTTTGCACCACCTGATCTGGGAGGTTGTAGATAACTCAGTAGATGAGGCCATGGCGGGTCACGCCACCAAGGTCATTGTTCGTCTGATGGAAGACGGTGGCGTTGAAGTCACCGATGACGGTCGTGGCATCCCAGTGGGCATGCACGCATCGGGCGCACCAACCGTTCAGGTTGTTATGACCCAGCTGCACGCCGGCGGTAAGTTCGACTCGGATTCTTATGCTATTTCCGGTGGTCTGCACGGTGTGGGTATTTCCGTTGTCAACGCGCTGTCTACGCGCGTCGAGGCGGAAATCAAGACTGATGGCAAGCACTGGTACCAGGAGTTCAACAACGCCGTTCCGGAAGAGCTCAAGGAGGGCGGTAATGCCCGCGGTACTGGTACCAAGATTCGTTTCTGGGCTGATCCAGAGATCTTTGAAACGACTGAGTATGACTACTCCACCATTGCGCGTCGTTTGCAGGAGATGGCATTCCTCAACAAGGGGCTGACCATCCAGCTCATTGACGAGCGCGTGACTAAGGAACAGCTGGATCTGGAAGCTATCGCGGACGCTGAGTCTGGTGAGAAGCAGCTGGATGAGACTTCTTTTGATGACGCAGATGTGGATGACTTCGAGGAAGAAGGCGCTGAAACTGCTGCTCCTGTAGAGAAGGAAGAGCCTTCTAAGAAGCTGCAGAAGAAGGTCACTTACCACTACCCAGATGGTCTGATTGATTACGTTAAGTTCATCAACAAGTCCAAGACCTCCATTCACCCAACCGTTGTTGCTTTTGACGCTAAGGCTGATGAGCACGAGGTTGAGGTGGCCATGCAGTGGAACCAGGGCTACAAGGAATCTACGCATACTTTTGCCAACACCATCAATACTTATGAGGGTGGTACGCATGAGGAAGGTTTCCGTTCTGCGCTGACTTCTTTGATGAACCGTTACGCGAAAGAGCACAAGCTCATGCGCGAAAAGGACGGCAGCCTAACTGGTGATGACTGCCGTGAGGGCCTGGCGGCTGTGGTGTCGTTGAAGGTTTCGGACCCGCAGTTTGAGGGCCAGACCAAGACCAAGCTGGGCAACTCTGAGATCAAGGGCTTTGTGCAGCGCGCGGTCAATGAGCACCTCAATGACTGGTTTGATGCCAACCCGGCTGAGGCAAAGGCCATTGTCAACAAGGCTGTTGCTTCCTCCCAGGCGCGTGTAGCAGCGCGTAAGGCTCGTGAGTTGGTGCGCCGTAAGTCCGCAACGGACTTGGGCGGTTTGCCGGGTAAGCTCGCCGATTGCCGTACCAAGGATCCAAAGATCTCCGAGCTGTACATCGTGGAGGGTGACTCCGCAGGTGGTTCGGCAAAGGGTGGCCGTGACTCGATGTTCCAGGCTATTTTGCCGCTGCGTGGCAAGATCCTAAACGTGGAGAAGGCTCGCATGGACAAGGTGCTGAAGAACGCCGAGGTCCAGGCCATCATTACCGCACTTGGTACTGGTATCCATGAAGAGTTTGATATTTCCAAGCTGCGCTACAACAAGATTGTGTTGATGGCTGACGCCGACGTTGACGGCCAGCACATCGCTACTTTGCTGCTCACCTTGCTGTTCCGCTTCATGCCGCAGTTGGTTGAGGAAGGCCACGTCTACTTGGCTAACCCACCTCTATACAAGCTCAAGTGGGGCAAGGGTAAGCCTGGTTTTGCTTACTCGGATGCTGAGCGTGACAAGTTGCTCGAGGAGGGCCTCAATGAGGGCCGCAAGATCAACAAGGATGACGGTATCCAGCGCTACAAGGGTCTGGGTGAGATGAACGCGTCTGAGCTGTGGGAGACCACGCTGGACCCATCGAACCGTATCCTGCGCCGTGTTGATCTTGAGGACGCTCAGCGTGCTGATGAGCTCTTCTCCATCTTGATGGGTGATGACGTCGCTGCACGTCGTTCCTTCATTACCCGCCGTGCGAAGGATGTGCGCTTCCTGGACATCTAG
- the recF gene encoding DNA replication/repair protein RecF (All proteins in this family for which functions are known are DNA-binding proteins that assist the filamentation of RecA onto DNA for the initiation of recombination or recombinational repair.), with amino-acid sequence MYIRELHLRDYRSWPELKLDLNPGIVLFVGRNGFGKTNIVEALGYVAHLSSHRVSQDAPLVRHGMASARVSATAVNQGRELTAHLLIKPHAANQAQINRTRCKSPRELLGVVKTVLFSPEDLALVRGEPAERRRYLDDVIATRTPRLAGVKADYDKVLRQRNALLKSASAAMRRGYGDTEGASALATLDVWDSQLAALGAQVINARLELFDHLSDLIPAAYEGLAPESRPAHIAYKSTIDVEDRDVLEAVMLAELGAKRQREIERGISLVGPHRDDLELHLGTAPAKGFASHGETWSYAIALRFAEFQLLRSEDSDPVLILDDVFSELDAQRREKLVKLAAGVEQVFITAAVDEDLPDNLVPMERFEISVADTEEGRVSVLGRTENSAEEASETAFESETESETESVSDAESMIEEKERGEVKKAGETDE; translated from the coding sequence ATGTATATTCGTGAGCTTCACCTGCGAGATTACAGATCTTGGCCTGAGCTAAAGCTAGATCTGAATCCCGGCATTGTCCTTTTTGTGGGCCGCAACGGTTTTGGCAAGACCAATATCGTTGAGGCCTTAGGCTATGTCGCGCATTTGAGTTCACATCGCGTCAGCCAAGACGCCCCGCTGGTACGCCACGGCATGGCTAGTGCCCGGGTTTCAGCCACCGCGGTCAACCAGGGTCGTGAGCTCACCGCGCATTTGCTCATCAAACCGCATGCGGCCAACCAAGCACAGATCAACCGCACTCGGTGTAAGTCACCGCGCGAGCTACTCGGCGTGGTCAAAACCGTGTTGTTCTCACCAGAAGATTTGGCATTAGTGCGCGGTGAGCCGGCTGAGCGCCGGCGTTATTTGGATGATGTCATTGCTACGAGAACTCCGCGTCTAGCTGGCGTTAAGGCCGATTATGACAAGGTGCTGCGCCAGCGCAATGCGTTGTTGAAGTCGGCATCGGCAGCCATGCGCCGAGGATACGGGGACACCGAAGGTGCTTCAGCCTTGGCCACATTGGATGTGTGGGATTCACAGTTGGCAGCCTTAGGCGCACAGGTGATCAATGCACGCTTGGAGCTTTTCGATCACCTCTCGGACCTTATCCCCGCTGCCTATGAAGGTCTTGCGCCGGAGTCCCGTCCGGCACACATTGCGTATAAATCCACCATTGATGTTGAAGACCGCGACGTTTTGGAAGCCGTCATGCTTGCTGAGCTTGGCGCCAAGCGTCAGCGTGAGATCGAACGTGGTATTTCTCTGGTTGGCCCGCATCGCGATGACTTGGAATTACATTTGGGTACTGCACCGGCGAAGGGTTTTGCCAGCCATGGTGAGACCTGGTCTTATGCGATCGCGCTGCGCTTTGCGGAATTCCAATTATTGCGTTCTGAAGATTCTGATCCAGTCCTGATCTTGGATGATGTTTTCTCTGAACTCGACGCCCAACGCCGCGAGAAGCTAGTGAAACTTGCAGCCGGAGTTGAACAGGTCTTTATCACCGCTGCCGTGGATGAGGATCTGCCGGACAACCTGGTTCCTATGGAACGCTTTGAAATCAGCGTCGCGGATACCGAAGAAGGCCGCGTCTCCGTCCTTGGCCGCACAGAAAACTCAGCAGAAGAAGCTTCAGAAACAGCATTTGAGTCCGAAACTGAATCTGAAACTGAGTCTGTGTCTGATGCGGAATCTATGATTGAAGAAAAGGAGCGCGGCGAAGTAAAGAAGGCTGGTGAGACGGATGAATAA